The proteins below come from a single Gimesia alba genomic window:
- a CDS encoding RNA polymerase subunit sigma — MSGPIVRTGTTPKFWENYDKIFGETPKKGAKKKAAKKGSTKKKAAAKSSTAKKSAKKSPAKKSPAKKITAKKATGKKTAKKKAKKK; from the coding sequence ATGAGCGGCCCCATAGTTCGTACCGGTACAACACCTAAGTTCTGGGAAAATTACGATAAAATTTTTGGCGAGACTCCCAAAAAAGGTGCGAAAAAGAAAGCAGCGAAAAAGGGAAGCACAAAAAAGAAAGCGGCAGCGAAATCTTCGACCGCTAAGAAATCGGCTAAAAAGTCTCCTGCCAAAAAATCGCCAGCAAAAAAAATAACGGCCAAGAAAGCAACAGGCAAGAAAACGGCGAAAAAGAAAGCCAAGAAAAAATAG
- the prmC gene encoding peptide chain release factor N(5)-glutamine methyltransferase, with protein sequence MKDNPPSSEHTSNTAAEPWTVRRILDWTTAHLTKHGSDSPRLDAEVLLAFARKCERIRLYTNYEDEVSEQERGLMRELVQRRAKSEPVAYLVGNREFFGLDFYVDSHVLVPRPDTETLVMELVDAAQQLPAPSILDLCTGSGCIAIAAAANCAKASFLATDISERALEIAQKNAESNALSDRIQFLLSDCFANIAQGTVFDIIVSNPPYIPDAEIETLDADVKQHEPRLALAGGVDGLDFYRKIIDEAPQYLKDGGFLMLEFSPEQETSLKALFEASGKYENVRVKADLAGRARVIISEKLPILK encoded by the coding sequence GTGAAAGATAATCCACCCTCATCGGAGCACACTTCAAATACTGCAGCAGAGCCGTGGACCGTGCGTCGTATCCTGGACTGGACGACGGCACATCTGACAAAACATGGAAGTGATTCTCCTCGCCTGGATGCCGAAGTGTTGTTGGCGTTCGCGCGGAAATGTGAGCGGATTCGTCTTTATACCAACTACGAAGATGAAGTTTCTGAGCAGGAACGCGGCTTGATGCGGGAGCTGGTTCAACGACGTGCCAAATCGGAACCGGTGGCGTATCTCGTGGGGAATCGTGAGTTCTTCGGGCTGGACTTTTATGTCGATTCCCATGTCCTGGTTCCACGTCCGGATACGGAAACGCTGGTGATGGAACTGGTGGATGCAGCGCAACAGCTTCCGGCACCTTCGATTCTCGATCTCTGTACGGGCAGCGGTTGCATTGCCATCGCGGCGGCTGCCAATTGTGCGAAAGCTTCCTTTCTGGCGACTGATATCAGCGAACGTGCTTTGGAGATCGCACAGAAAAATGCCGAAAGCAATGCTCTATCGGACAGGATTCAGTTCCTGTTGAGTGACTGTTTTGCCAACATCGCGCAAGGAACGGTGTTTGATATTATCGTCAGCAATCCGCCTTATATTCCCGACGCCGAAATCGAAACTTTAGACGCGGATGTCAAACAGCACGAACCACGGCTGGCATTGGCGGGTGGGGTGGATGGATTGGACTTTTACCGTAAAATTATTGATGAAGCCCCACAATATTTAAAAGACGGCGGGTTTTTAATGCTGGAATTCTCTCCGGAGCAGGAAACGTCATTAAAAGCACTGTTCGAAGCTTCAGGGAAATACGAGAATGTGCGTGTCAAAGCAGATCTGGCAGGCCGAGCCCGGGTGATCATCAGCGAAAAATTGCCTATCTTAAAATAA
- the murA gene encoding UDP-N-acetylglucosamine 1-carboxyvinyltransferase: MDMFLVRGGERLSGCVSVSGAKNSALPLMAAALACEGETVLHSIPNLVDVTTQSQVLGSLGMQVDRDESGALRLKTVDETSCIADYDLVRRMRASVCVLGPLLAKRRMACVSLPGGCNIGDRPIDLHLKGLSALGAQIRVDRGYVIARADRLRGANIFLGGAFGSTVTGTCNVMIAAALAKGTTTIESAACEPEVVDVGNFLNAAGAQIEGLGTPFLTIEGVEQLNGIEHEVIPDRIEAATLMIAAAITGGDVRLNRVRPDHITAVIEKLREIGVTIQLEFPDQPAKKQSVFIRVTQPLKSVDCIALPYPGIPTDVQAQLMSLLACVPGISIVTDKVFPDRFMHASELARMGANIRRESASAILNGDSRLSGACVMASDLRASAALVLAGLAAEGETVIRRIYHLDRGYEKLEEKLITLGANVQRVKDEPKNMPDSLKLTDGESRPSYSELLDALTGPHWNQTPSDKLAQPPQGADS; encoded by the coding sequence ATGGATATGTTTCTCGTTCGCGGAGGCGAGCGGCTTTCAGGTTGCGTTTCAGTCAGTGGTGCCAAGAACTCGGCATTGCCACTGATGGCGGCTGCATTGGCCTGTGAAGGGGAGACCGTTCTGCATTCCATTCCCAATCTGGTGGATGTGACCACCCAGTCTCAAGTCCTCGGCTCGCTGGGTATGCAGGTGGACCGAGATGAATCGGGCGCGCTGCGCTTGAAGACCGTTGATGAGACCTCCTGCATTGCCGACTATGATCTGGTGCGGCGGATGCGGGCCAGTGTGTGCGTGTTGGGTCCCTTATTGGCGAAACGCCGGATGGCCTGCGTTTCGTTACCCGGCGGTTGTAATATTGGTGATCGCCCGATTGACCTGCACCTGAAAGGTTTGTCTGCGTTAGGTGCACAAATTCGTGTGGACCGCGGTTATGTCATCGCGCGGGCCGATCGCTTGCGTGGTGCGAATATCTTTCTGGGCGGTGCCTTCGGAAGTACCGTGACCGGGACGTGCAATGTAATGATTGCGGCGGCGCTGGCAAAAGGAACAACCACGATCGAGTCAGCCGCCTGTGAACCGGAAGTCGTAGACGTTGGTAATTTCCTGAACGCCGCCGGAGCGCAGATTGAGGGACTGGGAACTCCGTTCCTGACGATCGAAGGCGTGGAGCAACTCAACGGCATTGAGCATGAAGTGATTCCCGATCGGATCGAGGCGGCGACGTTGATGATTGCTGCTGCGATTACGGGCGGTGATGTACGATTAAACCGGGTACGTCCCGATCACATTACCGCGGTGATTGAGAAACTGCGGGAAATTGGTGTGACGATTCAGCTGGAGTTTCCCGATCAGCCGGCGAAAAAACAATCGGTTTTTATTCGTGTCACGCAGCCTCTCAAGTCGGTCGACTGCATCGCGCTACCGTATCCCGGCATTCCCACTGATGTGCAGGCACAGTTGATGTCGCTGTTGGCGTGCGTTCCCGGAATCAGCATTGTGACAGACAAAGTCTTTCCGGATCGATTTATGCATGCGTCGGAATTAGCGCGAATGGGAGCCAACATCCGCCGTGAATCGGCCAGCGCGATTCTGAATGGCGACTCCCGCTTGAGTGGCGCCTGTGTGATGGCGTCCGATTTAAGAGCGAGTGCCGCTTTAGTTTTGGCTGGACTGGCGGCGGAAGGAGAAACCGTGATCCGACGGATTTATCATCTGGATCGCGGGTATGAGAAGTTGGAAGAAAAACTGATCACTCTCGGCGCGAATGTCCAGCGCGTCAAAGACGAGCCGAAGAATATGCCGGACAGTCTGAAACTGACCGATGGCGAAAGCCGCCCCAGCTATTCAGAACTGCTGGATGCGTTAACCGGGCCGCACTGGAATCAGACACCGAGTGACAAACTCGCGCAGCCGCCTCAAGGGGCCGACTCTTAA
- a CDS encoding outer membrane protein assembly factor BamB family protein encodes MHNFDKFIGCRFQKWSLSLFLGMTLLLTPSLPVPQTGQSDSQLRAQSPSVKQGDWPYFLGPLQTGISPETNLLDQFPEQGPPLLWEKKIGTGYSAPSVLGDKLVIHHRPDGEREGKEVIECVDASTGKEIWKYEYASDFRDPYGYNNGPRCSPLLTDKHCYTFGAQGKLYCLNLKDGSLVWHIDCLKEFDVPPGFFGVGSTPILEGNKLIVMVGGKPNSGMVAFDALTGKKLWENVGKDVWDGAATGWERLPKYKWRSNNKISSYSSPFAVNIHGKRHLLCLMRQGLVSLDPQDGSVNFKYWFRSMINDSVNAARPVVVDDKIFLSAAYQVGSALLQVNPDGKSYQEVWRNPTNMMTHWSTTIHHDGYLYGFSGRHERGATMRSVRLSDGKVMWETDGTEPVIGKVKRNALTGQFQWIDSGKTAPWPFYGRGSAILADNKFIVLGERGTLAIVKVDPEKFSEVCRTSFPQIKYPSWAAPVLAHKKLYLRSETHLLCLDFEKKPTK; translated from the coding sequence ATGCATAATTTCGACAAGTTCATTGGTTGCCGCTTTCAAAAATGGTCCCTGTCTCTGTTCCTGGGAATGACGCTGCTTCTGACGCCGTCACTACCGGTCCCACAGACAGGACAGAGCGATTCACAGCTCAGGGCACAATCGCCGTCTGTCAAGCAGGGTGACTGGCCTTACTTTCTTGGCCCCCTCCAGACAGGAATTTCTCCCGAAACCAATCTGCTCGACCAGTTTCCCGAGCAGGGACCTCCCTTGCTCTGGGAGAAAAAAATCGGAACCGGCTACAGTGCGCCTTCCGTCCTGGGCGACAAACTGGTGATTCATCACCGCCCTGATGGCGAACGCGAAGGGAAAGAAGTCATCGAATGCGTGGACGCCAGCACGGGCAAGGAAATCTGGAAGTACGAATACGCGTCCGATTTCCGTGATCCCTATGGATACAATAACGGCCCGCGGTGCTCCCCTCTATTGACTGACAAGCACTGCTACACATTCGGCGCACAAGGCAAACTGTATTGCCTGAATCTGAAAGATGGTTCACTCGTCTGGCATATTGACTGCCTGAAAGAGTTCGACGTTCCCCCCGGATTTTTCGGCGTGGGCTCGACTCCGATCCTCGAAGGCAACAAACTGATCGTGATGGTCGGCGGCAAACCCAATTCCGGTATGGTTGCCTTCGATGCCCTCACCGGGAAAAAACTCTGGGAAAATGTGGGCAAGGATGTCTGGGACGGAGCTGCCACCGGCTGGGAACGACTTCCCAAGTATAAATGGCGCAGCAATAATAAAATTTCCAGCTATTCATCTCCCTTCGCCGTCAACATTCATGGCAAACGCCACCTGCTCTGCCTGATGCGCCAGGGACTGGTTTCCCTTGATCCCCAGGACGGCTCGGTCAATTTCAAATACTGGTTCCGTTCAATGATCAATGACTCCGTCAACGCGGCTCGCCCGGTTGTGGTCGACGATAAAATTTTCCTCTCCGCCGCCTATCAGGTGGGCTCAGCTTTGCTACAGGTCAATCCGGACGGCAAAAGCTATCAAGAAGTCTGGCGTAACCCCACCAATATGATGACGCACTGGTCAACCACCATTCATCACGACGGATACCTTTACGGATTCAGCGGTCGTCATGAACGCGGTGCGACGATGCGCAGTGTCCGTCTGTCTGATGGCAAAGTCATGTGGGAAACAGACGGCACCGAACCCGTCATTGGAAAAGTCAAACGCAATGCCTTAACAGGACAGTTCCAGTGGATCGATTCCGGTAAGACAGCCCCCTGGCCTTTCTATGGACGCGGCTCTGCGATATTGGCGGACAACAAGTTCATAGTGCTCGGCGAGCGCGGCACACTGGCAATAGTAAAAGTCGATCCGGAAAAATTCAGCGAAGTCTGTCGGACGTCGTTTCCGCAAATCAAATACCCATCCTGGGCCGCGCCGGTTCTCGCCCACAAAAAACTGTATCTGCGTAGCGAAACGCATTTACTCTGTCTGGATTTCGAGAAGAAACCGACGAAATAA
- a CDS encoding FtsW/RodA/SpoVE family cell cycle protein, translating to MIHSGFRRIPWSILCCILILMGCGLAGIARGDELAGQGHYFQKQCVWILISLLALGGTILFPYRNLRGVSYPLFLGTLVLLIAVFFIPAVNGSRRWIPLGFFKFQPSELAKITYILALAHYLMYRQNYRRIPGLIVPFILTCVPVFLILREPDLGTSLLFFPILFAMLFSAGARPRHLITIVMLGICTLPVLWLEMNPEQKSRIVALFTQRDGGELPKGDGYHLYQSKQMLALGGVWGSEIAGMPVDDPAAYHLPAGRTDFIFCLVGERFGIMGCLFALSVFIFLFFRGLQIATATREPFGRLVAVGIVTLLASQTIINTGMTVGLMPITGMTLPLMSYGGTSMLSTCLALGLLMNICMHPGYEMNAEPFRF from the coding sequence ATGATCCATTCAGGCTTCCGCCGAATTCCCTGGTCCATTCTCTGCTGCATTCTCATCCTGATGGGATGCGGACTGGCGGGAATCGCGCGCGGAGACGAACTTGCCGGTCAGGGACATTATTTTCAAAAACAATGTGTCTGGATTTTGATTTCCCTCCTCGCGCTGGGGGGCACCATTCTGTTCCCCTATCGCAACTTGCGAGGCGTCAGTTACCCCCTGTTTCTGGGAACCCTCGTGTTACTGATTGCCGTCTTTTTCATCCCCGCCGTCAATGGTTCGCGGCGCTGGATCCCACTCGGTTTTTTCAAATTCCAGCCTTCCGAACTGGCCAAAATCACATACATCCTCGCTTTGGCACATTATCTGATGTACCGTCAGAATTATAGACGAATTCCGGGTCTGATCGTACCCTTCATTTTGACCTGCGTCCCCGTCTTTTTGATATTACGCGAGCCGGATCTGGGAACGTCCCTCTTATTCTTTCCGATTCTCTTCGCCATGCTGTTTTCCGCCGGCGCACGACCGCGGCATCTCATCACCATTGTCATGTTGGGAATCTGCACACTCCCCGTTCTCTGGCTGGAAATGAACCCGGAACAAAAATCCCGAATCGTGGCCCTGTTCACACAACGAGATGGCGGAGAGCTTCCTAAGGGAGACGGATATCATCTCTACCAGTCGAAACAAATGCTCGCACTGGGAGGCGTCTGGGGCAGTGAGATCGCCGGCATGCCCGTCGATGATCCCGCCGCCTATCATCTTCCTGCCGGACGCACCGACTTTATCTTTTGTCTGGTGGGCGAACGCTTTGGAATCATGGGCTGCCTGTTTGCACTGTCCGTCTTCATCTTTCTGTTTTTCCGCGGCCTGCAAATCGCCACCGCGACACGTGAACCGTTCGGGAGACTCGTTGCCGTCGGCATCGTCACCCTATTGGCGTCTCAAACGATCATTAATACCGGGATGACCGTCGGCTTAATGCCCATCACAGGCATGACGCTACCCCTGATGAGTTACGGAGGTACCAGTATGTTAAGTACCTGTCTGGCACTCGGCCTGCTGATGAATATCTGCATGCATCCGGGTTACGAAATGAATGCCGAACCATTTCGTTTTTAA
- a CDS encoding DUF6798 domain-containing protein, with protein MNPESTASRLTPQAILIIALIGGSFAADSFLRFPIPGTNEPHYLCKAKHYWNPQWCAGDFFLESSNAHSVFYQVVGLLPQRLSLHDTALLGRLAGFLLLAIGWFRLFRVLTPGLWSPLISAWIYLGIAAIGNFSGEWIIGGIESKVFAYGFLFLSLANASEQRWNRAAIYGGLTISWHPVVGVWALLCSAFSLLCLWLMQKKSPTRITLREAVSKGIPALGLLILCALPGLIPAVNLLLHSDSRDNFAANYIQVFYRIKHHLDPMDFHTFGYLMYAGLLGLWFFLRRKQKTTFANRFFQWFILGTIGLACIGFLLGAGPRPASEMPYYTFRMSLLKFYPFRLFDALLPLAVTMALVNSISLRFFETKKTGGESPPTSPSSRKTVIAVLSLSIFTAVLYSAWIFPPIHKMSPAQRKDWIDACQWIQQNTPETTLFLTPSGESDFKWFAQRPEYVTVKDCPQDAPGVVEWNRRLKYLRKWGQEYYNEGFDDRALQALKENTNITHLIVKRLGPFKTLKPIYQNQTYKIYELP; from the coding sequence GTGAATCCTGAATCCACAGCTTCCAGATTGACGCCGCAAGCCATTCTTATCATTGCATTGATCGGCGGCTCTTTTGCCGCCGATTCGTTCTTGCGGTTCCCGATTCCCGGAACAAATGAACCACACTATCTCTGCAAAGCCAAACACTATTGGAATCCCCAGTGGTGCGCCGGAGATTTTTTTCTCGAATCGTCTAACGCACATTCCGTCTTTTATCAGGTCGTCGGCCTGCTTCCCCAACGGCTGTCACTGCACGACACAGCACTGCTCGGCAGACTGGCAGGCTTTTTGCTATTGGCGATTGGCTGGTTTCGACTCTTCCGGGTATTAACGCCTGGCCTCTGGTCCCCGTTAATCTCTGCCTGGATCTATCTGGGCATCGCCGCGATCGGCAATTTCTCGGGCGAATGGATCATCGGCGGCATCGAGTCCAAAGTGTTTGCTTATGGGTTTCTGTTTTTATCTCTCGCCAACGCCAGCGAACAGCGCTGGAACCGCGCCGCCATCTATGGCGGACTCACCATCAGCTGGCATCCCGTTGTCGGAGTCTGGGCGCTGTTATGCAGTGCGTTTTCACTTCTCTGTCTCTGGTTGATGCAAAAGAAATCACCAACTCGAATCACACTCCGGGAAGCAGTCTCAAAAGGCATTCCCGCATTGGGATTACTCATTCTCTGCGCACTCCCCGGCCTGATTCCTGCCGTCAATCTTCTGCTGCACAGCGATTCCCGTGACAATTTTGCAGCCAACTATATTCAGGTCTTCTACCGCATTAAGCATCACCTCGACCCGATGGATTTTCACACCTTCGGCTACCTGATGTATGCAGGACTGCTGGGGCTCTGGTTCTTCCTGAGACGAAAACAAAAGACCACGTTTGCCAATCGCTTCTTTCAATGGTTTATCCTGGGCACGATCGGATTAGCGTGCATTGGTTTTTTACTCGGAGCCGGGCCACGGCCCGCTTCAGAAATGCCCTATTATACATTTCGCATGTCACTCTTAAAATTCTATCCGTTTCGTCTGTTCGACGCGTTGCTCCCACTGGCAGTCACGATGGCGCTGGTCAATTCGATTTCTCTACGATTCTTTGAAACCAAAAAAACAGGCGGAGAATCGCCACCCACTTCGCCATCCTCGCGCAAAACCGTGATCGCAGTCTTGAGTCTGAGCATATTTACAGCCGTGCTCTACTCGGCCTGGATTTTTCCCCCCATCCACAAAATGTCTCCCGCACAGCGTAAGGACTGGATCGACGCCTGCCAGTGGATCCAACAAAATACACCTGAAACGACGCTATTTCTGACACCATCCGGTGAATCCGACTTCAAATGGTTCGCCCAGCGGCCCGAATATGTGACCGTGAAAGACTGTCCCCAGGACGCCCCCGGCGTGGTAGAATGGAATCGACGCCTGAAATACCTTCGAAAATGGGGCCAGGAGTATTATAATGAAGGCTTTGATGACCGCGCACTACAGGCCCTCAAAGAAAACACCAATATTACACACCTGATCGTCAAACGACTCGGCCCCTTTAAAACACTCAAACCCATTTATCAAAATCAAACCTATAAAATCTACGAGCTTCCCTGA
- a CDS encoding pyridoxal phosphate-dependent decarboxylase family protein, whose translation MTYTDSEFAAAQARIQAAYDPDLLAAASLKFSELITAHAQSIQTEDSIVLNWHHPLDNIVSARQRLQTHDNTDSTPVSQQDTIQEFQQLVQLMLDRGHNLQNPRYIGHQVPASLPLAGLFDAITSVTNQVMAVYEIGPWATAIELALVEMVGKEIGFTPGEFSGLVTHGGSLANLTGLLAARNLACPKFWTEGSQAQFDSRPVILVSSDAHYSVTRSAGILGIGADNIIKIPLDEQRKIQPAALKELILKCQNENQTIIAVVACACATPIGAFDPLNEIADLCEQFQLWLHVDAAHGGPTCFSQQHQHLTAGLHRADSVVFDAHKMMFMPALSAFLFFKNKAHQFSAFQQQAPYLFDPSAPEIAEYDLGLRTIECTKRANSYALWGIWSLFGKGLFADLVDITFATTQIFYSLLEQAADFEALHKPECNIVVFRYQAPWLQALPLEQQNLFHFQLRRQLIESGEFYIVHSVLDGQAAFRITVMNPLTTKVHLSQLLETIRDKASALQHAFPVTQQADPCEQT comes from the coding sequence ATGACATATACAGATTCCGAATTCGCAGCAGCACAAGCCAGAATTCAAGCTGCCTATGATCCTGATTTATTGGCGGCCGCCAGCTTGAAGTTCTCCGAATTAATTACGGCACACGCACAGTCAATTCAGACCGAAGACAGCATCGTCTTAAACTGGCATCATCCGCTCGACAATATTGTATCAGCCCGACAACGTCTGCAGACTCACGACAACACGGATTCAACTCCCGTCTCCCAGCAAGACACGATTCAGGAATTCCAGCAACTCGTACAACTGATGCTGGATCGAGGACACAACTTACAAAATCCGCGTTATATCGGTCATCAGGTCCCCGCTTCATTGCCGCTGGCCGGCTTGTTCGATGCGATCACGTCCGTTACTAATCAGGTGATGGCCGTTTATGAAATCGGCCCCTGGGCTACTGCCATCGAACTGGCCTTAGTCGAAATGGTCGGCAAAGAAATCGGATTCACGCCGGGGGAATTTTCCGGCCTGGTCACGCACGGCGGCTCCCTGGCCAATCTGACCGGGCTGCTCGCCGCACGGAATTTAGCTTGTCCCAAATTCTGGACGGAAGGATCACAGGCACAATTCGATTCAAGGCCCGTCATCCTGGTCTCCAGCGACGCACATTACAGTGTGACGCGTTCTGCCGGCATTCTGGGAATCGGTGCTGACAACATCATCAAAATTCCGCTGGATGAACAACGCAAAATTCAACCGGCGGCGTTAAAAGAGCTGATCTTGAAATGTCAGAATGAAAATCAAACCATCATCGCCGTTGTCGCCTGTGCCTGTGCCACCCCGATCGGTGCCTTTGACCCTCTAAATGAAATTGCCGACTTGTGTGAGCAATTCCAACTCTGGTTGCATGTCGATGCTGCGCATGGGGGACCGACTTGTTTCTCTCAACAGCACCAACACCTCACAGCAGGACTGCACCGCGCAGACAGTGTGGTCTTCGATGCACATAAAATGATGTTCATGCCGGCCTTGAGCGCGTTTCTTTTTTTCAAAAACAAAGCACACCAGTTCTCCGCGTTCCAGCAGCAAGCCCCCTACCTGTTTGATCCCTCCGCACCGGAGATTGCTGAATACGATCTCGGCTTACGAACCATTGAATGCACCAAGCGTGCGAACAGTTACGCACTTTGGGGTATCTGGTCTCTGTTTGGTAAAGGCCTGTTTGCGGATCTTGTGGATATCACATTCGCAACAACCCAGATTTTTTATTCGCTGCTTGAGCAGGCTGCTGACTTTGAAGCACTACACAAACCCGAGTGCAATATCGTCGTCTTTCGATATCAGGCACCGTGGTTACAGGCGCTGCCGCTCGAACAGCAGAATCTGTTTCATTTTCAATTGCGCAGGCAACTGATTGAATCAGGTGAGTTTTATATCGTACATTCCGTTCTGGACGGACAAGCCGCTTTTCGCATCACAGTGATGAATCCGCTCACAACCAAAGTGCATCTTTCACAACTTCTGGAAACGATTCGCGACAAAGCCAGTGCTCTGCAGCACGCTTTTCCCGTCACTCAACAGGCAGATCCCTGCGAACAGACTTGA